The Desulfuromonas sp. genome includes a window with the following:
- a CDS encoding MCE family protein: protein MYAESDRRFQNLEMKVGVFLALSLIGLIVVLIYLGFENDVFTSRYKLVFTVDRGTGFSVGMPVKLSGFRIGRIDDIRLNDDARVDISMDIDREYSRWIRQDSVARLGTEGLVGDAILEVTAGSKNSPELIDGDRIHFEPSKSLEQHVSDIAEKIQPVLLEVRDIIGYIDDPAGDFKQSLQNINNLTGELRGTRGRVDNLLDATSTDIAALLRQADHTFNSLDQTLKRVDTILGSAEGDVPQILEKVNTTLGNLEKISTDLRSASDKVVPRLPGIVERADKAIDGAGTLVDSANNMWLFSSDAPAPEPQIFKSDSHD from the coding sequence ATGTACGCTGAGTCCGATCGCCGTTTTCAAAACCTGGAAATGAAGGTTGGTGTATTCCTTGCCCTGTCTCTAATCGGGTTAATTGTTGTTCTGATCTACCTGGGTTTTGAAAATGACGTTTTTACAAGTCGGTATAAACTGGTGTTTACGGTAGACCGGGGTACGGGGTTTTCGGTCGGAATGCCGGTGAAATTGTCAGGCTTTCGTATCGGCAGAATAGACGATATCCGCCTCAACGATGATGCGAGGGTCGATATCAGCATGGATATTGATCGTGAATATAGTCGCTGGATTCGTCAGGATTCAGTTGCCAGGTTGGGTACGGAAGGCCTGGTGGGCGATGCCATTCTCGAAGTGACCGCCGGCAGCAAAAACTCGCCGGAGTTAATTGATGGCGATCGTATTCACTTTGAACCTTCGAAATCACTCGAGCAACATGTCAGCGATATTGCTGAAAAAATTCAACCTGTTTTGCTCGAAGTCAGGGATATTATCGGATACATTGATGATCCGGCTGGCGACTTCAAGCAGTCTTTGCAGAACATCAACAATCTGACGGGGGAGCTCCGGGGTACGCGTGGACGTGTCGATAATCTTCTGGATGCAACGTCCACCGATATTGCGGCACTCCTCAGGCAGGCCGACCATACGTTCAACTCCCTTGATCAAACCTTGAAGCGGGTCGACACCATTCTCGGTTCTGCCGAAGGTGATGTGCCGCAAATTCTTGAAAAGGTCAACACGACACTCGGTAATCTCGAGAAAATATCGACTGATCTGCGCTCGGCCTCGGACAAGGTGGTGCCCCGCTTGCCGGGTATCGTCGAGAGGGCCGACAAGGCCATCGACGGGGCAGGGACGTTGGTTGATTCAGCCAACAATATGTGGTTGTTCAGTTCCGATGCACCGGCACCTGAACCTCAGATTTTCAAGAGTGACAGTCATGATTAA
- a CDS encoding YajQ family cyclic di-GMP-binding protein produces the protein MPSFDIASKVDMQEVDNAINQTRKEVSQRYDFKGTHNEIEFANEAITILAADDYKLKAIIDILIGKLVQRKVSSKCLDYGKKENASHNAVRQQIGIVQGVSKEKGKELVKEIKNSKLKVQAQIMDDQVRVTGKKVDDLQTVIQLLKAKDFGLDLQFVNMRS, from the coding sequence ATGCCGAGTTTCGATATCGCCTCCAAGGTCGACATGCAGGAAGTCGACAACGCAATTAACCAGACCCGCAAGGAAGTCAGTCAACGCTACGATTTTAAAGGAACGCATAACGAAATAGAGTTTGCCAATGAAGCAATTACCATTCTTGCCGCCGACGACTACAAGCTTAAAGCCATTATCGACATCCTGATTGGTAAACTGGTCCAGCGCAAGGTTTCCTCCAAATGTCTCGACTATGGCAAGAAGGAGAATGCTTCGCACAATGCCGTACGCCAGCAGATCGGGATTGTCCAGGGAGTCAGCAAGGAAAAGGGCAAAGAACTCGTCAAGGAGATCAAGAACAGCAAACTCAAGGTGCAGGCTCAGATCATGGATGACCAGGTCCGGGTGACCGGCAAAAAGGTTGATGATCTGCAGACGGTCATTCAGCTGCTCAAGGCGAAGGATTTCGGCCTCGACCTGCAATTTGTCAACATGAGAAGTTGA
- the glmU gene encoding bifunctional UDP-N-acetylglucosamine diphosphorylase/glucosamine-1-phosphate N-acetyltransferase GlmU (forms a homotrimer; catalyzes the acetylation of glucosamine-1-phosphate and uridylation of N-acetylglucosamine-1-phosphate to produce UDP-GlcNAc; function in cell wall synthesis) codes for MKSTCPKVLHQISGKPLVAWPAELSETLGCHSTLLVVGHGAAEVQSTLGDHRYSYVLQSEQLGTGHALLCAREALVGFSGTLLLLCGDVPLLQQETLEAMLEMHAATKASVTLLTAVVDDPTGYGRIVRDDDGRVTAIVEQKDATADQLSITEINAGIYAFEAPWVFEALLSVGNNNAQNEYYLTDIVEAANHQGRTVGAMIVDAEEVMGINDRSQLAEAAAVMRQRINEQLMHDGVTLIDPDNSYIDADVKIGPDSIVYPNVHLRGTTVIGSGCTIEPGVVMTDCQVGDNVHIKPGSVLAESKIGNGSAIGPMAHLRPGTVLAGGNKIGNFVETKKANLDTGSQASHLTYIGDAEVGKNVNFGCGTITCNYDGVNKHITEIGDDVFVGSDVQFIAPVKIGSNSLIGAGSTITKDVPDGALAIARSLQKNIEGWVKKNKKKK; via the coding sequence ATGAAATCGACCTGCCCGAAGGTCCTGCATCAAATTTCAGGCAAACCTCTGGTTGCCTGGCCGGCCGAACTGAGTGAAACGCTCGGTTGTCATTCGACCTTACTTGTCGTCGGCCATGGCGCCGCAGAGGTTCAGTCGACGCTTGGCGATCATCGCTATAGCTATGTATTGCAGTCTGAACAACTCGGCACGGGACACGCACTCCTCTGTGCCCGCGAGGCCCTCGTCGGTTTTTCCGGGACCCTGCTGCTGTTGTGCGGCGATGTGCCGCTTCTGCAGCAAGAGACTCTCGAAGCCATGCTTGAAATGCACGCCGCCACAAAAGCTTCGGTGACTCTGTTGACAGCGGTTGTCGACGACCCGACCGGTTATGGTCGGATTGTCCGCGACGACGACGGTCGGGTCACGGCAATTGTCGAGCAGAAAGATGCAACGGCCGATCAGCTTTCGATCACTGAAATCAATGCCGGTATCTATGCCTTCGAAGCACCCTGGGTTTTCGAGGCGCTGTTGTCGGTCGGCAACAATAATGCCCAGAACGAGTATTATCTGACCGATATTGTCGAGGCCGCGAACCACCAGGGGCGAACCGTGGGCGCCATGATTGTCGATGCAGAGGAAGTGATGGGAATCAATGACCGGAGCCAGCTGGCCGAGGCGGCGGCGGTGATGCGCCAGCGCATCAATGAGCAGCTGATGCACGATGGCGTGACCCTTATTGATCCGGACAACAGTTACATCGACGCCGATGTGAAGATCGGCCCCGACAGCATTGTTTATCCCAACGTCCACCTGCGCGGGACGACCGTGATCGGGTCCGGGTGTACGATTGAGCCGGGCGTGGTGATGACCGATTGCCAGGTTGGCGACAATGTCCATATCAAGCCGGGCTCGGTCCTCGCCGAATCAAAAATCGGCAACGGGTCGGCTATCGGTCCGATGGCGCATCTGCGCCCCGGAACCGTTCTCGCCGGCGGCAACAAGATCGGGAATTTTGTCGAAACCAAGAAGGCCAACCTCGATACCGGCTCGCAGGCGAGCCATCTGACCTATATCGGCGATGCCGAGGTCGGGAAAAACGTCAATTTCGGCTGCGGGACCATTACCTGCAACTACGATGGCGTCAACAAGCATATCACCGAGATCGGTGATGACGTTTTCGTCGGCAGCGACGTCCAGTTTATCGCCCCGGTCAAGATCGGCAGCAACAGCCTGATCGGCGCCGGTTCAACCATCACCAAGGATGTGCCGGATGGTGCCCTGGCGATTGCCCGCAGCCTGCAGAAGAACATCGAGGGCTGGGTGAAGAAGAATAAAAAGAAAAAATGA
- the glmS gene encoding glutamine--fructose-6-phosphate transaminase (isomerizing), which yields MCGIVGYIGSQEASPIIFAGLQRLEYRGYDSAGIATLDNGEIAIRRAEGKLVNLDAVLRDRPLSGSLGIGHTRWATHGRPSETNAHPHKASKYVVVHNGIIENYLDLKERLRGLGHHFSSDTDTEIIAHLIEQYGKEGCDFEAAVRNALQDVRGAYAVAVVCADEPGKMVAAKLGSPLVVGQGEGEYFVASDIPAMLSHTREMIFLEDGEMVVFSRSGMQITTLEGNLVERPAKTITWSPLMAEKGGYKHFMLKEIHEQPRAIADTIAGRVQEDESAIYLEDLNLADDALKKFEKIFLVACGTSWHAALVGKFMIEQHCRVPVEVDIASEFRYRNPIVNDKTLTIVVSQSGETADTLAALREARGKGGKVICVCNVVESSIARESDGIIYTHAGPEIGVASTKAFTTQLVALFLFTLHLGRVRGIITVDNCRDLVNELLTLPRLIEQVLTLDGAIEEMAKDYFHAADFLYLGRGNQYPVALEGALKLKEISYIHAEGYPAGEMKHGPIALIDEQLPVVVVVPENETAGKVVSNMEEVRARGGKVIAVTTSGFNAVIDQADAVIEIPQLTDELMPVLASIPLQLLAYHIAVFKGTDVDQPRNLAKSVTVE from the coding sequence ATGTGCGGAATTGTCGGATATATTGGCTCGCAGGAAGCGTCACCGATCATTTTTGCCGGTCTGCAGCGGCTTGAGTACCGCGGCTACGATTCAGCCGGCATCGCGACTCTGGACAATGGTGAAATCGCTATTCGTCGGGCCGAGGGGAAGCTGGTCAATCTCGATGCGGTGTTGCGCGACCGGCCTCTTTCAGGCTCGCTCGGGATCGGCCATACCCGCTGGGCAACCCACGGCCGGCCGTCGGAGACCAACGCTCATCCGCACAAGGCGAGCAAGTATGTTGTCGTTCACAATGGCATTATCGAGAACTATCTCGACCTGAAAGAGCGGCTGAGAGGACTCGGCCACCATTTCAGTTCCGATACCGATACCGAGATCATCGCTCACCTGATCGAACAGTATGGCAAGGAGGGGTGTGATTTCGAGGCGGCGGTGCGCAATGCCCTGCAGGACGTGCGCGGTGCATACGCGGTTGCCGTTGTCTGCGCCGATGAACCGGGCAAGATGGTTGCCGCCAAGCTCGGCTCGCCGCTGGTTGTCGGCCAGGGCGAAGGGGAATACTTTGTCGCTTCCGATATTCCGGCGATGCTCTCCCATACCCGCGAGATGATTTTCCTCGAAGATGGCGAAATGGTCGTTTTCTCCCGGAGTGGCATGCAGATCACCACCCTGGAGGGGAATCTTGTCGAGCGTCCGGCCAAGACCATTACCTGGTCGCCGCTGATGGCCGAGAAGGGGGGGTACAAGCACTTCATGCTCAAGGAGATCCATGAGCAACCGCGGGCAATTGCCGATACCATTGCCGGGCGGGTGCAGGAGGATGAAAGTGCGATCTATCTCGAGGACTTGAATCTTGCAGATGATGCGCTCAAGAAGTTTGAGAAAATATTCCTGGTTGCCTGCGGCACCTCCTGGCACGCCGCCCTGGTCGGCAAATTCATGATCGAACAGCACTGCCGGGTTCCGGTGGAGGTCGATATCGCCAGCGAGTTCCGCTACCGCAACCCGATCGTCAATGACAAAACCCTGACTATTGTCGTCAGCCAGTCGGGCGAAACCGCCGACACCCTCGCCGCCCTGCGCGAAGCCCGCGGCAAGGGGGGCAAGGTCATCTGTGTCTGCAATGTCGTCGAATCGTCGATCGCTCGCGAAAGTGACGGCATCATCTATACCCACGCCGGCCCGGAAATCGGTGTAGCCTCGACCAAGGCCTTTACTACCCAGCTCGTCGCCCTGTTTTTGTTCACGCTGCACCTCGGTCGCGTCCGCGGCATTATCACCGTTGACAACTGTCGGGACCTTGTCAACGAGCTGCTGACCCTGCCGCGCCTGATTGAACAGGTACTCACGCTTGACGGGGCGATTGAGGAGATGGCCAAAGATTATTTCCATGCCGCTGATTTTCTCTACCTCGGTCGCGGCAACCAGTATCCGGTGGCGCTCGAGGGGGCGCTCAAACTCAAGGAAATTTCCTACATCCATGCCGAGGGTTATCCGGCCGGTGAAATGAAACACGGCCCGATCGCCCTGATTGATGAACAGCTTCCGGTTGTTGTTGTCGTTCCGGAGAATGAAACGGCCGGCAAGGTTGTCTCCAACATGGAAGAGGTCCGGGCGCGCGGCGGCAAGGTTATTGCCGTGACGACCTCCGGTTTCAATGCGGTGATTGATCAGGCCGACGCCGTCATCGAGATCCCGCAGCTTACTGATGAACTGATGCCGGTTCTGGCTTCGATTCCGTTACAGCTGCTCGCTTACCATATCGCCGTATTCAAGGGGACCGACGTTGATCAGCCACGCAACCTGGCAAAGTCGGTGACCGTGGAATAA
- a CDS encoding ZIP family metal transporter, with amino-acid sequence MWDAFLELHPVVQALLATLFTWGMTAAGAALVFLKKDLKPKYLDATLGFAAGVMIAASFWSLLNPGIEMAEQMGQIPWLTAVIGFMAGGIFMRLIDIFLPHLHPGLKIDQKEGVKTSWQRSTLLVLAITLHNFPEGLAVGVAFGAVAAGLPSATIGAAIALAIGIGIQNFPEGSAVSMPLRREGMGRGKSFMLGQASGIVEPIAGVIGAMFVLVMQPILPYALCFAAGAMIFVVVEELIPESQRIQANIDFVTMSTMVGFSVMMLLDVALG; translated from the coding sequence ATGTGGGATGCTTTTCTGGAATTACATCCGGTTGTCCAGGCGTTGTTGGCAACTCTGTTCACCTGGGGGATGACCGCCGCCGGGGCTGCTCTGGTTTTCCTGAAAAAAGATTTGAAGCCGAAGTATCTCGACGCAACGCTTGGCTTTGCTGCCGGCGTGATGATCGCTGCAAGTTTCTGGTCTTTGCTCAATCCCGGGATCGAGATGGCTGAACAGATGGGGCAGATCCCATGGTTAACTGCTGTGATTGGGTTTATGGCGGGGGGGATTTTTATGCGCCTCATTGATATCTTCCTGCCACATCTGCATCCGGGCCTGAAAATTGATCAGAAGGAAGGGGTCAAGACCTCCTGGCAACGGAGCACTCTTTTGGTTCTGGCGATCACCCTGCACAATTTTCCGGAAGGTCTGGCCGTCGGTGTCGCCTTCGGGGCAGTTGCTGCCGGACTCCCTTCAGCCACAATCGGTGCTGCTATTGCCCTGGCGATCGGCATCGGTATTCAGAACTTTCCGGAAGGATCAGCCGTGTCGATGCCGCTGCGGCGGGAAGGTATGGGCCGCGGCAAAAGTTTCATGCTCGGCCAGGCCTCCGGCATTGTCGAGCCGATTGCCGGAGTCATCGGCGCCATGTTTGTTCTCGTTATGCAGCCGATCCTGCCCTATGCCCTCTGTTTTGCCGCCGGAGCGATGATTTTTGTTGTCGTTGAGGAGTTGATTCCTGAGTCGCAACGGATACAGGCAAATATTGATTTTGTGACGATGTCGACGATGGTCGGTTTCTCAGTTATGATGCTGCTTGATGTGGCCCTGGGATAG
- a CDS encoding acetylornithine deacetylase produces the protein MSNRLEAVWQAIDPQRLRQTLMEAIDIYSPSGKEEDIQIYFEQRLAPAGIEVRRQVVEDERFNLVATMGEGAPELYLVGHVDTVAAWDIDEYAAVEEWGVVRGLGSADMKGGCAAMVETWLALATLPEEQRPSLGLLLVVGEEENGDGSIRFLEECCPGRVIIGEPTAMLPAFSHFGYMEISLATQGRRIHSSLPELGHNAIEAMLRVLLQLQNAPMFDRETSKLVYSIREMSSSRAGFVVPDRCDAMIDLHLSPEVDPGLIRQELEKHLVKARRSIKGLDLELDFSYESGGYQLDLDEKIIAIFEDVYQRLNLPLEFVPFRSHSDGNLFYEAGSKPLILGPGSLETAHTADEQTSLAEVEAAARVYAALAMG, from the coding sequence ATGAGCAATCGTCTGGAAGCTGTCTGGCAAGCGATCGATCCACAACGCCTGCGGCAAACTCTGATGGAGGCAATCGATATCTACTCTCCTTCCGGAAAGGAGGAGGATATCCAGATTTACTTCGAACAGCGTCTCGCTCCGGCCGGGATTGAGGTTCGGCGCCAGGTGGTCGAAGATGAACGCTTCAATCTGGTCGCAACCATGGGTGAGGGGGCGCCGGAACTCTACCTGGTCGGGCATGTCGATACGGTCGCCGCCTGGGATATCGATGAGTATGCAGCGGTAGAAGAGTGGGGTGTGGTCCGCGGCCTGGGCAGCGCCGACATGAAGGGAGGCTGTGCGGCAATGGTGGAAACCTGGCTCGCGCTGGCCACTCTGCCCGAGGAGCAGCGCCCTTCGCTCGGCCTGTTGCTGGTTGTCGGCGAGGAAGAGAACGGTGATGGCAGCATCCGCTTCCTTGAGGAGTGCTGCCCCGGGCGGGTCATCATCGGCGAACCAACCGCCATGCTTCCGGCCTTCAGCCACTTCGGCTACATGGAGATATCGCTGGCCACCCAGGGCCGGCGCATCCACTCGTCGCTTCCCGAACTGGGGCACAATGCGATTGAAGCGATGCTGCGAGTTCTCCTGCAGCTTCAGAACGCTCCGATGTTTGATCGGGAGACGTCAAAGCTGGTTTACTCGATCCGCGAAATGAGTTCGTCGCGCGCCGGTTTTGTCGTACCTGATCGATGCGATGCAATGATTGACCTGCACCTCTCACCCGAAGTCGATCCGGGCCTGATCCGCCAGGAGCTCGAAAAACACCTGGTCAAGGCGCGCCGATCAATCAAGGGGCTCGATCTGGAACTTGACTTTTCCTACGAATCAGGCGGTTATCAACTCGACCTGGATGAGAAAATCATCGCCATTTTTGAAGATGTCTATCAGCGGCTCAATCTGCCGTTGGAGTTCGTACCGTTCCGTTCTCACTCGGACGGGAACCTGTTTTACGAAGCCGGGAGCAAACCGCTTATTCTTGGCCCCGGTTCACTGGAAACAGCCCATACCGCCGACGAACAGACCAGCCTGGCCGAGGTAGAGGCGGCGGCACGGGTCTATGCCGCCTTGGCCATGGGTTAA
- a CDS encoding cold-shock protein has product MAEGTIKWFNDSKGFGFIEQDSGPDVFVNFSAIQGDGFKSLSEGERVTFDVTDGPKGPQAANVVKQ; this is encoded by the coding sequence ATGGCTGAAGGTACAATCAAGTGGTTCAATGACAGCAAGGGTTTCGGTTTCATCGAGCAGGACAGCGGTCCGGACGTATTCGTTAACTTCTCCGCTATCCAGGGTGACGGATTCAAGTCCCTCTCCGAAGGCGAGCGCGTCACTTTCGACGTGACTGACGGTCCGAAAGGTCCGCAGGCTGCCAACGTGGTGAAGCAGTAA
- a CDS encoding DUF423 domain-containing protein — protein sequence MKFFVVFGSLSAFFGVALGAFGAHGLKARVSPEMLATWNTGVHYHLIHALGLLLIGILCQMLPDVALIRVSGWFIIVGTLLFSGSLYLLVLSNVRALGMITPLGGIAFLVGWALLAAAIWQKAS from the coding sequence ATGAAGTTTTTTGTCGTATTCGGTAGTCTCAGCGCTTTTTTCGGGGTCGCGCTGGGAGCGTTTGGCGCGCATGGCCTGAAAGCACGGGTGTCACCGGAAATGCTGGCAACCTGGAACACCGGTGTCCACTATCATTTGATTCATGCTCTCGGGTTGCTGCTGATCGGCATTCTCTGCCAGATGCTGCCTGATGTTGCCCTGATCCGGGTCTCGGGATGGTTCATCATTGTCGGCACTCTACTTTTTTCCGGTTCTCTTTACCTGCTCGTCTTGTCGAATGTCCGCGCCCTCGGAATGATCACACCGCTCGGCGGAATTGCCTTTCTCGTCGGCTGGGCCCTGCTTGCTGCCGCTATCTGGCAGAAAGCCTCCTAG
- a CDS encoding GNAT family N-acetyltransferase, with the protein MTKSKARDELLIRDMTIDDLAAVFHLGELLFTADYSPSMYRTWDEYEITTLFNSDSELCIVAELNDEIVGFALGTTVEKQHSSWKYGYLVWIGTRPGLQKAGVGKALFKEIKERMVEQGVRMVIIDTDADNKAGINFFKKQGFDNIQKHVYMTLNLSRSRKKKKKA; encoded by the coding sequence ATGACAAAAAGCAAAGCGAGAGATGAACTATTAATTCGTGACATGACCATTGACGATTTGGCGGCTGTCTTCCATCTCGGCGAGCTGCTTTTCACCGCCGACTATTCTCCCAGCATGTATCGCACCTGGGATGAATACGAGATCACCACCCTGTTCAACTCCGACAGCGAACTCTGCATCGTTGCCGAACTGAATGATGAAATCGTCGGTTTTGCGCTTGGAACCACCGTTGAGAAACAGCACTCCTCCTGGAAATATGGCTATCTCGTCTGGATCGGGACGCGACCCGGGCTGCAGAAGGCCGGCGTCGGCAAGGCGCTGTTCAAGGAAATCAAGGAACGGATGGTCGAGCAGGGAGTCCGCATGGTGATCATCGATACCGATGCCGACAACAAGGCCGGGATCAATTTTTTCAAGAAACAGGGCTTTGATAATATCCAGAAACATGTCTACATGACCCTCAACCTTTCCCGCTCGCGCAAAAAAAAGAAAAAGGCCTGA
- a CDS encoding low-specificity L-threonine aldolase, translated as MKIIDLRSDTVTRPTAAMRAVMAQADVGDDVYGEDPTVNRLQKVAAEMAGKAAGLFVPSGTMSNLIALLSHCQRGDEYIVGQQAHTYKYEGGGAAVLGSIQPQPLDFEADGSLDLHQVKSAIKPNDSHFARTSLLCLENSQAGKVLPLDYQARAAAFCNEHKLALHLDGARVANAAVAQMASLEDICRHYDTVSICLSKGLGAPVGSVLVGSGDFICEAHRWRKVCGGGMRQAGILAAAGLFALENQFARLADDHEKAQHLAAGLGRIDQLRIDPASGQSNMVFIDCGQDMQADLATFLKQRGILVGGYDRLRLVTHINITVADVATVISAFEDYFINRV; from the coding sequence ATGAAGATAATTGACCTGCGCAGTGATACGGTGACCAGGCCAACCGCGGCGATGCGCGCGGTGATGGCGCAGGCCGATGTCGGCGATGATGTCTATGGCGAAGATCCGACGGTCAACCGGCTGCAGAAGGTAGCGGCGGAAATGGCGGGGAAAGCGGCCGGCCTGTTTGTGCCGAGCGGCACAATGAGCAACCTGATCGCCCTGCTCAGTCACTGTCAGCGCGGGGATGAGTATATCGTTGGCCAGCAGGCGCATACCTATAAATACGAGGGCGGTGGTGCTGCCGTTCTCGGCAGTATTCAGCCGCAACCGCTCGATTTCGAAGCGGATGGTTCTCTTGATCTGCACCAGGTAAAATCGGCAATCAAACCGAACGACAGCCATTTTGCCAGAACGTCCCTGCTCTGCCTCGAGAACAGCCAGGCCGGTAAGGTTCTGCCTCTCGATTACCAGGCCCGGGCGGCAGCCTTTTGCAATGAGCATAAACTTGCCCTGCATCTTGACGGGGCCCGCGTTGCCAATGCGGCGGTGGCGCAGATGGCCTCTCTGGAGGATATTTGTCGGCATTACGATACGGTATCGATCTGCCTGTCAAAGGGGCTTGGCGCGCCGGTCGGTTCGGTCCTGGTCGGTTCCGGGGATTTTATCTGTGAGGCGCATCGCTGGCGCAAAGTCTGTGGGGGTGGAATGCGTCAGGCCGGAATCCTGGCGGCGGCCGGGCTGTTCGCCCTTGAAAATCAGTTTGCTCGATTGGCCGACGATCATGAAAAAGCGCAGCACCTTGCCGCTGGTCTCGGCCGGATTGATCAGCTCAGGATTGATCCGGCCTCCGGCCAGAGCAACATGGTCTTTATTGACTGTGGTCAGGATATGCAGGCCGATCTGGCCACATTTCTTAAGCAGCGGGGGATTCTGGTCGGTGGCTACGACCGGCTCCGGCTGGTGACCCACATTAATATTACGGTTGCAGATGTTGCAACGGTTATCTCGGCATTTGAAGATTATTTCATAAACCGCGTCTGA
- a CDS encoding rhodanese: MKKGYKDLVAAAEAEVETLSIEQALALHGSDDVLFIDLRDVRELWHDGKIAGARHVPRGMLEFWIDPESPYHKPLFTEDKKFIFYCNLGWRSALAAQVSRQMGLKNVCHIDGGFDSWTRAGGAVEEVEKR, encoded by the coding sequence CTGAAAAAGGGTTACAAGGATCTGGTGGCGGCAGCCGAGGCGGAGGTTGAAACGCTCTCTATCGAGCAAGCTCTGGCTCTGCACGGATCGGATGATGTCCTCTTCATTGATCTGCGTGATGTTCGCGAGCTCTGGCACGATGGCAAGATAGCGGGGGCCAGGCATGTGCCGCGCGGCATGCTCGAATTCTGGATCGATCCGGAGAGCCCCTACCATAAGCCCCTTTTCACCGAAGATAAAAAATTCATTTTCTACTGCAACCTTGGCTGGCGTTCGGCTCTGGCCGCCCAGGTTTCACGGCAGATGGGGTTGAAGAATGTCTGTCACATCGATGGTGGCTTCGATAGCTGGACCAGGGCCGGCGGGGCGGTTGAAGAAGTCGAAAAGAGGTAG
- a CDS encoding RND transporter, producing the protein MTFLRKIPYPPLFLAALLLGLAPFKPEPHLVEKLRMLLNGILTRPIDIFDLLFHASPLLILALKFLAHKKQ; encoded by the coding sequence ATGACATTTCTTCGAAAAATTCCCTACCCGCCACTTTTCCTTGCGGCGCTCCTGCTTGGTCTGGCACCCTTCAAGCCGGAGCCGCATCTGGTCGAAAAATTGCGCATGTTGCTTAATGGAATACTGACCCGTCCGATCGATATATTCGATCTGCTCTTCCACGCAAGCCCGCTCCTTATTCTGGCATTAAAGTTCCTGGCGCATAAAAAACAGTAA